The following coding sequences are from one Hymenobacter sp. DG25A window:
- a CDS encoding Fur family transcriptional regulator: MSNSVDNAPLHSTPPSQSRLRELLGQAGLRATQQRILILESLMQLSGHPTAEQVHRSVVAVSPSISLGTVYKALDSFVAAGLTKRVAAADGTSRRYDADCSAHHHLFCTDTQEIIDYCDPQLDALIRDFFATRGLKNFQPTSFSLHITGSRLDAPRND; this comes from the coding sequence GTGAGCAATTCAGTTGACAACGCGCCCTTGCATTCTACCCCGCCCAGCCAGTCACGCCTGCGTGAGCTGTTGGGGCAGGCGGGCCTGCGCGCCACGCAGCAGCGCATCCTCATTCTGGAGAGCCTGATGCAGCTCAGCGGCCACCCTACCGCCGAGCAGGTGCACCGCTCGGTAGTGGCAGTTTCGCCGTCTATCTCTCTGGGCACCGTGTATAAGGCGCTGGATAGCTTTGTGGCGGCCGGCCTTACCAAGCGGGTAGCCGCGGCCGATGGCACCTCGCGCCGCTACGATGCCGACTGCTCGGCGCACCATCATCTGTTCTGCACTGATACGCAGGAAATTATTGATTACTGCGACCCGCAGCTGGACGCCCTGATCCGGGACTTCTTCGCCACCCGCGGGCTCAAAAACTTCCAGCCTACCTCCTTTTCACTGCACATTACCGGCTCCCGCCTCGATGCGCCGCGCAATGACTAA
- a CDS encoding peroxiredoxin translates to MAVLVGKRAPSFKATAVIDGEFEEDFSLDRYLGKKHVIFYFYPADFTFVCPTEIIAFQDRLADFEAKGVAIVGCSTDTHFSHFAWLQTPRDNGGISGVTYPLVADATKTIASNYDVLGGHYDYTEAGEMTFVGSPLAYRGLFLIDKDGIVRHQVVNDGPLGRSIDEAMRMVDALQYFEKKGEVCPANWEEGKEAMEATREGVANYLGKQAAH, encoded by the coding sequence ATGGCAGTTCTTGTTGGCAAGCGTGCCCCTTCGTTTAAAGCTACCGCCGTTATCGATGGCGAATTTGAAGAAGATTTCTCCCTGGACCGTTACCTGGGCAAAAAGCACGTTATTTTCTATTTCTACCCTGCTGACTTCACCTTCGTTTGCCCTACTGAAATCATTGCATTCCAGGACCGTCTGGCTGATTTTGAAGCAAAAGGCGTAGCCATTGTCGGCTGCTCTACGGATACCCACTTCTCGCACTTTGCCTGGCTGCAAACCCCGCGCGACAACGGCGGTATTTCCGGTGTAACCTACCCCCTGGTGGCTGACGCTACCAAAACCATTGCCTCTAACTACGATGTACTGGGTGGTCACTATGACTACACGGAAGCCGGCGAAATGACCTTCGTAGGCTCGCCCCTGGCGTACCGCGGCCTGTTCCTGATTGACAAGGACGGCATTGTGCGCCACCAGGTAGTAAACGATGGTCCGCTGGGCCGCAGCATTGATGAAGCCATGCGCATGGTAGATGCCCTGCAGTATTTCGAGAAGAAGGGCGAAGTATGCCCCGCTAACTGGGAAGAAGGCAAAGAGGCCATGGAAGCTACCCGTGAAGGAGTGGCTAACTACCTCGGCAAGCAGGCAGCACACTAG
- a CDS encoding 3-deoxy-D-manno-octulosonic acid transferase produces MRFLYSLALHLYALLLQLVAPFVPKAAQWVEGRRGLLPRIQEALRHETAPLVWFHCASLGEFEQGRPLMEAYTARHPDHKIILTFFSPSGYTVRRTWPGAAYVFYLPLDTAHNAQAFLDAVQPRLAVFVKYEFWYHFLTELQRRQVPSICVSAIFRPEQAFFKPWGGFFRKALSRFTHIFTQNETSVALLRSIGLTQNSVAGDTRFDTVVQTASAQPRQLPLVDAFVDDWAPVFIIGSSWPEDMPVLTPLLRQYAQELRFIVAPHEISETNLRLVEEALPGGVVRYSQARPETVAEARVLLMDNVGLLSQLYRFGHFAYVGGAFGKGLHNTLEAAAFGLPLFFGPTYQKFQEAKDLVAMGCAFPVHSAEELLKTFGPLFHSEDRRLKMQDVSLDYVHDHSGATRKIMTWLESNVKEKSS; encoded by the coding sequence TTGCGTTTTCTGTATTCTCTGGCCTTACACCTCTACGCGCTGCTGCTGCAGCTGGTGGCTCCTTTTGTGCCCAAAGCGGCGCAGTGGGTGGAAGGAAGGCGTGGATTATTGCCCCGGATTCAGGAAGCGCTACGCCATGAAACGGCGCCTCTGGTCTGGTTTCACTGTGCTTCGCTGGGCGAGTTTGAGCAGGGCCGCCCCCTGATGGAGGCCTACACAGCCCGCCACCCGGACCACAAAATTATCCTGACGTTCTTTTCGCCCTCCGGCTATACCGTGCGCCGCACGTGGCCCGGCGCCGCTTACGTTTTCTATCTGCCGCTTGATACTGCCCATAATGCCCAGGCCTTTCTGGATGCGGTGCAGCCCCGGCTGGCGGTTTTTGTGAAGTACGAGTTCTGGTACCACTTCCTCACGGAGCTGCAGCGGCGGCAGGTTCCCTCCATCTGTGTGTCAGCTATTTTTCGGCCGGAGCAGGCTTTTTTCAAGCCCTGGGGCGGCTTCTTCCGTAAGGCGCTGAGCCGTTTTACGCACATCTTCACCCAAAACGAGACCTCCGTAGCGCTCCTGCGCAGCATTGGCCTCACCCAAAACAGCGTAGCCGGCGACACCCGCTTTGATACGGTGGTGCAAACGGCCTCGGCCCAGCCCCGCCAGCTGCCCTTGGTAGATGCGTTTGTGGATGACTGGGCGCCGGTGTTCATCATTGGCAGCAGCTGGCCGGAAGATATGCCCGTGCTCACGCCCTTGCTGCGCCAGTATGCCCAGGAGCTGCGTTTTATTGTGGCCCCGCACGAAATCAGCGAAACCAATCTGCGGCTGGTGGAAGAAGCCCTGCCGGGCGGGGTGGTACGCTACTCGCAGGCCCGCCCGGAAACGGTAGCCGAAGCGCGCGTGTTACTGATGGATAACGTGGGACTGCTCAGTCAGCTGTACCGTTTTGGCCATTTTGCGTACGTAGGTGGGGCCTTTGGCAAGGGCTTGCACAACACGCTGGAAGCCGCCGCTTTTGGTCTGCCGCTGTTCTTCGGGCCTACGTATCAGAAGTTTCAGGAAGCAAAAGACCTGGTGGCTATGGGCTGTGCTTTCCCGGTGCACTCAGCTGAAGAGCTGCTTAAAACGTTTGGCCCGCTTTTTCACAGCGAAGACCGCCGCCTGAAGATGCAGGACGTGAGCCTGGATTATGTGCACGACCACAGCGGGGCCACGCGCAAAATCATGACCTGGCTGGAGAGCAACGTAAAAGAAAAGTCTTCCTGA